In Arachis hypogaea cultivar Tifrunner chromosome 2, arahy.Tifrunner.gnm2.J5K5, whole genome shotgun sequence, a genomic segment contains:
- the LOC112750377 gene encoding large ribosomal subunit protein uL15x codes for MTTRLKKNRKKRGHVSAGHGRIGKHRKHPGGRGNAGGMHHHRILFDKYHPGYFGKVGMRYFNKHRNKFYCPTVNIDQLWSLVPQEVKDKASQEKKAPLIDVTQNGYFKVLGKGVLPHNQPVVVKAKLISKLAEKKIKDNGGAVLLTA; via the coding sequence ATGACAACCCGCTTGAAGAAGAATCGCAAGAAGCGCGGTCACGTGAGCGCTGGGCACGGTCGTATCGGAAAGCACCGCAAGCATCCTGGAGGTCGTGGTAACGCCGGTGGCATGCACCACCACCGAATCCTATTTGACAAATACCATCCCGGATACTTCGGTAAGGTAGGTATGCGCTACTTCAACAAGCATCGCAACAAGTTTTACTGTCCAACCGTCAACATTGACCAACTCTGGTCACTCGTCCCGCAAGAGGTGAAGGATAAGGCTTCCCAGGAGAAGAAGGCTCCGTTGATCGATGTCACGCAGAACGGTTACTTCAAGGTCTTGGGAAAAGGTGTGCTCCCTCACAACCAGCCTGTTGTCGTCAAGGCTAAGCTTATTTCCAAGCTCGCTGAGAAGAAGATCAAGGACAATGGCGGCGCCGTCCTTCTCACCGcataa